One Mercurialis annua linkage group LG3, ddMerAnnu1.2, whole genome shotgun sequence DNA window includes the following coding sequences:
- the LOC126674821 gene encoding mitochondrial carrier protein MTM1: protein MVTADRTQNPWVSDSVQTSNLVGLTDNDLLASVSMVIDESELGLSAHQPSQSISSKPDKKLELVERAFSAAGAAFLSAIIVNPLDVVKTRLQAQAAGVQYSHPLSSIIGRMAYFGPNMMFADLRCSPSCARAGVHGTVNICPPDCFQYKGTLDVFYKIIRQEGIARLWRGTNAGLALAVPTVGIYLPCYDIFRNWMEDYTSQKFPGATPYVPLVAGSLARSLACATCYPIELAKTRMQAFKAAQTGTKPPGVLKTLLEVLSHVRSTNDGQNNLRGYRVLWTGMGAQLARDVPFSAICWSTLEPIRRRLLGLRGEDSGVASVLAANFSAGFVAGSLAAAATCPLDVAKTRRQIEMDPVRALRMTTRQVLVEVWRNGGMKALFTGVGPRVGRAGPSVGIVISFYEVVKYTLHQRYVTT from the exons ATGGTAACCGCCGATCGGACTCAGAATCCATGGGTGAGCGACTCAGTACAAACCTCAAATTTAGTCGGATTAACCGATAACGATCTGCTGGCGTCGGTTTCCATGGTTATAGATGAATCAGAGCTTGGATTATCTGCTCATCAGCCTAGCCAATCAATTAGCAGTAAACCTGACAAGAAATTAGAGCTTGTTGAACGAGCTTTCTCTGCTGCCGGTGCTGCGTTTCTCTCGGCGATTATTGTTAATCCTCTCGATGTCGTCAAG ACGAGATTGCAAGCGCAGGCTGCTGGAGTTCAGTACTCACATCCTTTAAGTAGTATTATTGGTCGAATGGCGTATTTCGGGCCTAATATG ATGTTTGCGGATTTGAGGTGTTCACCTTCTTGTGCACGTGCTGGAGTTCATGGAACTGTCAATATTTGTCCTCCTGATTGTTTTCAGTATAAAGGAACTTTAGATGTTTTTTACAAAATCATACGGCAGGAAGGAATTGCTAGACTATGGAGAGGCACAAATGCTGGGCTGGCTTTGGCTGTTCCCACG GTAGGAATCTACCTACCATGCTATGATATTTTTCGCAACTGGATGGAGGATTATACTTCTCAGAAATTTCCCGGCGCAACACCATATGTGCCTTTAGTAGCTGGTTCATTGGCACGTTCTTTAGCTTGTGCAACTTGCTACCCGATTGAACTTGCAAAAACTCGCATGCAG GCATTTAAAGCAGCCCAAACTGGCACAAAACCTCCTGGTGTTTTGAAAACTCTTCTGGAAGTTCTCTCCCATGTCAGGAGCACAAATGACGGTCAAAACAACC TGAGAGGCTACCGTGTGCTATGGACAGGCATGGGGGCACAGCTTGCTCGTGATGTTCCATTCTCTGCCATTTGTTGGTCAACACTTGAACCG ATCAGGAGAAGACTTTTAGGTTTGCGTGGGGAGGATTCCGGAGTTGCAAGTGTTCTTGCTGCAAACTTTTCTGCTGGTTTTGTTGCCGGTAGCCTTGCTGCTGCTGCTACCTGTCCTCTAGATGTTGCCAAAACTCGAAGACAGATAGAG ATGGATCCTGTTCGTGCATTGAGGATGACAACACGGCAAGTTTTGGTGGAGGTTTGGAG GAATGGAGGAATGAAAGCATTGTTCACAGGTGTTGGACCTCGTGTTGGACGCGCAGGACCGTCAGTAGGGATTGTGATATCATTTTACGAAGTTGTGAAGTATACATTACATCAGCGCTATGTAACCACATGA
- the LOC126674765 gene encoding low affinity inorganic phosphate transporter 4-like, with protein MSSNDLAILSALDTARTQWYHVTAIVIAGMGFFTDAYDLFCISNVSKLLGRLYYYDPTTGEPGKLPTNVNNMVTGVALVGTFIGQLVFGYLGDKLGRKKVYGITLIMMVVCAFFSGISFGHSAKSVIGCLCFFRFWLGIGIGGDYPLSATIMCEYANKKTRGAFIAAVFAMQGVGIIFACLVSIILSKLFLNGYDAVPFNQEPILSTQPQADFLWRLVLMIGAFPAALTYYWRMKMPETARYTALVQGNSKQAAIDMKKVLDIEIEEEHVKVTQFRDANDYPLLSNEFYKRHGLHLIGTMSSWFLLDIAFYSQSLTQNDMFQAIGLIKPAEEVNAIEQVYENSRAMFVVALIGTFPGYWFTVAFIETLGRFTIQLIGFFMMSVFMLVMALEYDYLVDRNKGLFALFYGLTFFFANFGPNSTTFVLPAELFPTRLRSTCHALSAAAGKAGAMIGAFVVQSYTLDDKNVSKIKHALMVLAFTNMLGFCCTFLLRETKGLSLEEISGEDGGEYERRCKSGEPPNSRWKRYTG; from the coding sequence ATGTCCTCAAATGATCTGGCAATTCTCAGTGCATTAGATACAGCAAGAACTCAATGGTATCATGTCACTGCCATTGTTATCGCCGGAATGGGATTTTTCACCGATGCATACGATCTTTTCTGCATTTCCAATGTCTCAAAACTCCTCGGCCGTCTTTACTACTATGACCCCACCACAGGAGAGCCCGGTAAGCTCCCGACGAACGTCAATAACATGGTGACCGGTGTTGCTCTAGTCGGAACCTTCATCGGGCAATTAGTATTCGGATATCTTGGAGACAAGCTTGGCCGGAAAAAGGTGTACGGGATCACACTTATTATGATGGTCGTTTGTGCCTTTTTCTCGGGAATATCGTTCGGACATAGTGCAAAATCTGTAATAGGTTGTCTTTGTTTCTTCAGATTTTGGTTAGGGATTGGTATCGGTGGAGATTATCCGCTTTCTGCTACAATTATGTGCGAGTATGCTAATAAGAAAACACGTGGAGCTTTTATAGCAGCTGTTTTTGCCATGCAAGGCGTAGGAATAATTTTTGCTTGTTTAGTCTCTATTATTCTTTCGAAACTTTTTCTTAATGGTTACGACGCTGTGCCATTCAATCAAGAGCCGATCCTTTCGACGCAGCCGCAGGCAGATTTTCTTTGGAGACTTGTGCTGATGATCGGAGCTTTCCCGGCGGCTTTAACATATTATTGGCGCATGAAAATGCCTGAAACTGCTCGATATACGGCTCTTGTTCAAGGAAACTCTAAACAAGCTGCGATCGACATGAAAAAGGTTCTCGACATTGAAATCGAAGAAGAACATGTAAAAGTCACGCAATTTAGAGATGCTAATGACTACCCTTTACTGTCTAACGAGTTTTACAAACGACATGGACTTCATTTGATCGGTACGATGAGCTCATGGTTTTTGTTAGACATAGCTTTCTACAGTCAAAGCCTAACTCAAAACGACATGTTCCAAGCTATTGGTTTAATCAAACCAGCTGAGGAAGTTAATGCCATAGAACAAGTGTATGAAAACTCACGCGCCATGTTTGTCGTGGCGTTGATCGGTACATTTCCCGGTTACTGGTTCACGGTGGCTTTCATCGAAACTCTCGGCCGGTTCACAATTCAACTCATCGGGTTCTTCATGATGTCTGTGTTTATGTTAGTTATGGCTTTGGAATATGACTATCTTGTAGACCGTAACAAAGGCTTATTTGCACTATTTTATGGTCTAACCTTCTTCTTCGCAAACTTCGGACCGAATAGCACAACCTTTGTTCTGCCGGCGGAGTTGTTTCCGACTAGGTTAAGATCCACGTGTCATGCATTGAGCGCAGCAGCAGGAAAGGCTGGAGCTATGATTGGGGCATTTGTGGTTCAATCATATACGTTAGATGATAAGAATGTGTCAAAAATAAAGCATGCGTTGATGGTTTTAGCTTTCACAAATATGTTAGGGTTTTGTTGTACTTTCTTGCTTAGAGAGACTAAAGGACTGTCTTTGGAAGAGATATCAGGTGAAGATGGTGGCGAATATGAGAGACGTTGCAAGTCCGGTGAACCTCCGAACAGTAGATGGAAACGGTATACGGGTTAA
- the LOC126675303 gene encoding plastid division protein PDV1 has protein sequence MEIEEIEAVLEKIWDLHDKLSDAIHSISRIHFLNSVKNPKKSDKKKPYNDAVEDNRPGFVFFKDFRIDDDDSAIQEAKSLNGIRTALENLEDQLEFFHTVQIQQRAERDAAIARLEQSRIVLAMRLAEHHGKKYKVIEEALAFVGDVRDASRFVSPENLYCSSQNLSGGENLVRRNEKGSSNVVIKVLISSFDLVRNSLKLNHVGGILGNAAIFAVSMIAFLHFHPGAYKELPYDQEEPLYSSRNARNASREERCSFNGDLSRLDVMLARG, from the exons ATGGAGATCGAAGAAATTGAAGCCGTACTCGAGAAAATCTGGGATCTACACGACAAATTAAGCGACGCAATTCACTCTATTTCCCGTATTCACTTCCTCAACTCCGTCAAAAATCCTAAAAAATCAGATAAAAAGAAACCCTACAACGACGCCGTTGAAGATAATCGTCCCGGCTTTGTCTTCTTCAAGGACTTCCGCATCGACGACGATGACTCCGCTATTCAAGAAGCTAAGAGTCTCAATGGCATAAGAACCGCTCTCGAAAACCTCGAGGATCAGCTCGAGTTCTTCCAT ACTGTTCAAATTCAGCAGCGGGCCGAACGAGATGCTGCGATTGCTCGTTTAGAGCAAAGCCGGATTGTGCTTGCGATGAGATTGGCTGAGCATCACGGAAAGAAGTACAAAGTCATCGAAGAAGCTCTAGCATTTGTCGGTGATGTGCGTGATGCGAGTCGTTTTGTTTCTCCTGAAAACCTCTATTGTTCGTCTCAGAATCTGTCTGGTGGTGAGAATCTTGTTAGGCGGAACGAGAAAGGGTCGTCTAATGTTGTGATTAAAGTTCTTATTTCTAGCTTTGATTTGGTTAGGAATTCTCTTAAGTTGAATCATGTTGGTGGGATATTGGGTAATGCTGCTATATTTGCAGTTAGTATGATTGCATTTCTCCATTTCCATCCTGGAGCTTATAAGGAGCTTCCTTACGATCAAGAAGAACCCCTGTATAGCAGTAGAAATGCGAGGAATGCATCACGAGAAGAACGTTGTTCATTCAACGGGGATTTAAGTCGGTTGGATGTAATGTTAGCCAGGGGTTAA